A section of the Castanea sativa cultivar Marrone di Chiusa Pesio chromosome 12, ASM4071231v1 genome encodes:
- the LOC142619233 gene encoding uncharacterized protein LOC142619233 has product MDMMIAHTVPSISRRLPNPRWTSYLLGRVVKASGFILERRRVNPTRAMGLANRNLMEAWKLGVPLWEMSVELGFLILVSPIWGLIPKSWMIGLLLTAREMEKGVLEEERMFCLKRSQVSVIPAKIGWNLRWRAGIRPLFDEVLPPIYELTMNIIAWNCRGALKPNFQSNVHDLVRLHDHVVFVVTETRVGGGRAKDITDRLPFDGAIRSDAVGFTGGIWLLWNSDRVEINTLAITEQEI; this is encoded by the coding sequence ATGGACATGATGATTGCTCACACAGTGCCTTCAATTTCGCGGCGATTGCCAAACCCGAGATGGACAAGCTATCTTTTGGGAAGGGTAGTCAAAGCATCAGGATTTATACTCGAGAGAAGAAGGGTGAATCCCACCAGAGCCATGGGTTTGGCCAATCGCAACTTGATGGAGGCGTGGAAGCTCGGCGTTCCACTATGGGAGATGAGCGTTGAGCTGGGCTTCCTGATACTTGTGAGTCCAATTTGGGGCTTGATTCCAAAGTCTTGGATGATCGGACTACTCTTAACAGCTCGAGAGATGGAGAAGGGTGTCCTTGAGGAAGAGCGGATGTTCTGCCTGAAAAGGAGTCAAGTCAGCGTGATTCCAGCGAAGATAGGATGGAATTTGAGGTGGAGAGCAGGGATAAGGCCGCTGTTTGATGAAGTTCTTCCCCCCATCTATGAGTTAACAATGAATATCATTGCTTGGAATTGTAGGGGCGCTCTGAAGCCCAATTTTCAGAGTAATGTGCATGATTTAGTGCGGCTTCATGATCATGTGGTGTTTGTGGTCACAGAGACTAGAGTTGGTGGGGGCCGTGCGAAGGACATCACAGATAGATTGCCCTTTGATGGTGCAATCCGCTCTGACGCTGTTGGGTTCACTGGTGGGATTTGGCTCTTATGGAACTCAGACAGAGTGGAGATCAATACTCTTGCCATTACTGAGCAAGAAATTTAA